A part of bacterium genomic DNA contains:
- the rsmA gene encoding 16S rRNA (adenine(1518)-N(6)/adenine(1519)-N(6))-dimethyltransferase RsmA: MREDTINMSLYNETLEILKNQGIRLKKDLSQNFLINEGVINKIIRELELKKDDTIFEIGGGIGLLSRRIASNVARLISCEIDPNFVPILKKNLEPFKNAEIIEDDILKTNLSLLLKDKAKIIGSLPYHITTPIILHLLKFRDYITFCILILQYEVAKRVISCSGRDYGMLSILLQIYTKPEMLIKISPNSFFPRPKPYSCLIKLNFLEKPLIAPLPNFFKIVEILFSQRRKKIINSLLRLKIPKKELISFLKKEGINPDIRVEKLSIFDISKIASLPFL, translated from the coding sequence GTGAGGGAAGATACTATAAATATGTCCCTTTATAATGAGACGCTTGAGATTCTTAAAAATCAGGGTATAAGGTTAAAGAAAGACCTTTCCCAGAATTTCCTTATCAATGAGGGGGTAATAAACAAAATCATTAGGGAATTAGAGCTAAAAAAGGATGATACCATATTTGAGATAGGAGGGGGGATTGGTCTTTTATCAAGAAGGATTGCATCAAATGTAGCTAGGCTTATTTCCTGCGAAATAGACCCTAATTTTGTTCCAATTCTTAAAAAAAACCTTGAGCCATTTAAGAATGCAGAGATAATAGAAGATGATATTTTAAAGACAAACCTTTCTTTGCTTTTAAAAGATAAGGCAAAGATAATCGGCTCTCTTCCATATCACATAACCACACCCATAATCCTCCATCTTCTAAAATTTAGGGATTATATTACATTTTGCATACTTATTCTCCAATATGAGGTTGCAAAAAGGGTTATATCTTGTTCTGGAAGGGATTATGGGATGCTCTCTATTCTCCTTCAAATTTATACAAAACCTGAGATGCTCATAAAGATAAGCCCGAATTCATTTTTTCCCAGACCAAAACCCTACTCATGCCTTATTAAACTTAATTTTTTAGAAAAGCCCCTTATTGCCCCCCTGCCAAATTTTTTTAAGATTGTAGAAATCCTATTTTCACAAAGAAGAAAGAAGATAATAAATTCCCTTTTAAGGCTTAAGATTCCAAAGAAGGAGCTAATTTCTTTCTTAAAAAAGGAAGGGATAAATCCAGATATTAGGGTTGAGAAATTAAGCATCTTTGATATTTCTAAAATAGCATCTTTACCCTTCCTTTAA
- the smpB gene encoding SsrA-binding protein SmpB produces the protein MEVICTNRKVWFNYEILETIEAGISLTGYEVKGLREKRGNIAEAFARIENNECFLYNCHISHQGGGDLARKKKLLLHKYQIERLRGKMEEKRMALVPTKVYFKKGRVKVELGLGRGKRLYDKREAIKKRLHTREIERALKNK, from the coding sequence GTGGAGGTAATCTGCACAAATAGAAAAGTATGGTTTAATTATGAAATTTTGGAAACCATTGAGGCGGGAATTTCCCTTACAGGATACGAGGTAAAGGGATTAAGGGAAAAAAGGGGGAATATAGCAGAGGCATTTGCTAGAATAGAAAATAATGAATGTTTTTTGTATAATTGCCATATCAGTCATCAGGGAGGAGGGGATTTAGCAAGAAAGAAAAAGCTCCTTCTCCATAAATACCAGATTGAAAGGCTAAGGGGAAAGATGGAGGAAAAAAGGATGGCCCTTGTTCCAACCAAGGTTTATTTTAAAAAGGGAAGGGTAAAGGTAGAGCTTGGGCTTGGCAGGGGAAAAAGGCTTTATGATAAGAGGGAGGCGATAAAGAAAAGGCTCCATACCAGGGAGATAGAAAGAGCATTAAAAAATAAGTAA
- a CDS encoding nodulation protein NfeD produces the protein MKKIQNSKFKIQNYNLKFKIIFFFLLSAGIGFCDIGLIKIDGVINPITARFVRNSLAKAEQKNLSLVIIKIDTPGGLVTSTHEIVKELLNSKIPVCSYISPKGARAASAGVFICLASDIVAMAPSTHIGAAHPVSMGEGMSEKIEEKILNDLVAEIKGIARERKRNIEWAEKAVRESKSITDEEAVKLNICDIIASSLDSLLTKLEGRIVTRDNEKIVLHTKNKKITEIKMSFREKFLHSLAEPNIAYIFLILGIYGLIYEFASPGIGLGAILGSIFLIMAFFGLSNLSINLAGLLLILLGFTLLIAEIKAQTPGVFLLGGGVALTLGSFMLIDSSFSPEVAISHSLILSISITTVVLFFILITLGIKAQFRKVKTGSKGMIGNRGKATTQIQKEGMVFVDGELWKARSEEEIEKDTEIEVVAIEGLVLKVKKVV, from the coding sequence ATGAAAAAAATTCAAAATTCAAAATTCAAAATTCAAAACTACAACTTGAAATTCAAAATTATCTTTTTCTTTTTATTATCCGCAGGCATTGGCTTTTGTGATATTGGGCTTATAAAGATAGATGGCGTTATTAACCCGATAACAGCAAGGTTTGTGAGGAATAGTTTAGCCAAGGCAGAGCAAAAAAACCTCTCTTTAGTTATTATAAAGATTGATACACCAGGTGGCCTTGTTACATCTACCCATGAAATTGTAAAAGAGCTTTTAAATTCAAAAATCCCTGTTTGTTCTTATATATCTCCAAAGGGAGCAAGGGCTGCATCTGCGGGTGTATTTATCTGCCTTGCCTCTGATATTGTTGCTATGGCACCCTCTACCCATATTGGTGCAGCACACCCTGTCTCAATGGGAGAGGGAATGTCGGAGAAAATTGAAGAAAAGATTTTAAATGACCTTGTGGCAGAGATAAAGGGGATAGCAAGAGAGAGAAAGAGAAACATAGAATGGGCAGAAAAGGCAGTTAGGGAGAGCAAATCAATAACCGACGAAGAGGCTGTTAAGCTTAACATTTGCGACATTATTGCTTCTTCTCTAGATTCTCTGCTCACTAAACTTGAGGGAAGAATAGTAACGAGGGATAATGAAAAGATTGTTCTTCACACAAAAAACAAAAAAATAACTGAGATAAAGATGAGCTTTAGGGAAAAATTCCTCCATTCTTTGGCTGAGCCGAATATTGCCTACATTTTCTTAATCCTTGGAATATATGGCTTAATCTATGAATTCGCCTCACCGGGTATTGGTTTGGGAGCTATTTTGGGAAGCATATTTTTGATTATGGCATTCTTTGGGCTTTCCAACCTATCTATCAACCTTGCTGGCCTTCTTCTTATCCTCCTGGGTTTTACTTTGCTGATTGCCGAGATAAAGGCACAAACCCCTGGGGTATTCCTTTTGGGTGGTGGCGTAGCCTTAACACTAGGCTCATTTATGCTCATTGATTCCTCATTTTCCCCTGAGGTCGCCATTTCACACTCCCTTATCCTCTCTATTAGCATAACCACGGTTGTTTTGTTTTTTATATTGATAACCTTAGGTATTAAGGCACAATTTAGAAAGGTAAAAACAGGCTCAAAAGGGATGATTGGAAATAGGGGAAAGGCAACAACCCAAATTCAAAAAGAGGGGATGGTCTTTGTAGATGGTGAGCTATGGAAAGCAAGATCAGAGGAAGAGATAGAAAAGGATACCGAGATAGAGGTTGTTGCTATTGAAGGCTTGGTTCTTAAGGTAAAGAAGGTAGTATAG
- the ftsA gene encoding cell division protein FtsA, producing the protein MSPIVGLDIGTTKVCVCVGEIKKNGKIEIIGIDTKPCSGLHRGMVSNISQTTASIEQSMSKAELMSGSKIESVTINISGSSVKGITNPGMIAIKKGGGITKLDVKRVIETAKAVNIAQDMEILHYLPQSYRVDDQDGIEDPVGMIGMRLETEVYFITAKKTAIQNLMMCVEKAGLKMINQPVLSLLAGAEAVLSPDEKHLGVALIDIGGGTTDMAIFIEGNLHHLYTISIGGTNITKDISIVLKTSFENAERIKRERGCCFSSLISENEEIVLQPFGGQKEQSVPRHILSEVIQSRMEEMFSMLDKEITRFKPRINAGVVLIGGGAMMGGCVELCKEIFNLPVRLGIPQNIGGLVDAVSTPFYAPSVGLVMLSAKEHHKKGRKKASISLPWWKRAKDFFRI; encoded by the coding sequence ATGTCGCCCATTGTAGGATTAGATATTGGAACCACAAAGGTTTGCGTCTGTGTCGGTGAAATAAAAAAGAATGGAAAGATAGAGATAATCGGCATAGACACAAAGCCCTGTTCTGGTCTGCATAGGGGAATGGTCTCAAATATTTCCCAAACAACAGCATCCATTGAACAATCTATGAGTAAGGCTGAGCTTATGTCAGGAAGCAAGATAGAATCTGTTACAATTAACATCTCAGGAAGCTCGGTTAAAGGCATTACAAACCCAGGAATGATAGCTATTAAAAAGGGAGGAGGGATAACAAAACTTGATGTTAAAAGGGTTATTGAAACAGCAAAGGCGGTTAATATTGCCCAGGATATGGAGATTCTCCACTACCTTCCCCAATCTTACAGGGTGGATGACCAGGATGGCATAGAAGATCCTGTGGGTATGATAGGGATGAGGCTTGAAACAGAGGTTTATTTTATAACAGCAAAGAAGACAGCCATCCAAAACCTTATGATGTGTGTTGAAAAGGCAGGCCTAAAGATGATTAACCAGCCTGTTTTATCATTATTGGCAGGAGCAGAAGCCGTCCTTTCTCCTGATGAAAAGCATCTTGGTGTAGCCTTAATTGATATTGGCGGTGGAACAACGGATATGGCTATATTTATAGAGGGCAATCTCCATCATTTATATACCATTTCTATTGGAGGAACGAATATCACAAAGGATATCTCAATTGTTCTTAAAACATCCTTTGAGAATGCAGAGAGGATAAAAAGGGAAAGGGGGTGTTGTTTTTCTTCCCTTATTTCTGAAAATGAGGAGATAGTCCTCCAGCCCTTTGGAGGACAAAAAGAGCAAAGCGTTCCAAGACATATTCTATCTGAGGTAATCCAATCAAGGATGGAAGAAATGTTTTCTATGTTGGATAAGGAGATTACAAGGTTTAAACCAAGGATAAATGCAGGTGTTGTCTTGATAGGTGGTGGAGCAATGATGGGAGGTTGTGTTGAGCTTTGTAAAGAAATATTCAATCTTCCCGTAAGGCTTGGTATTCCTCAAAACATAGGTGGTCTGGTTGATGCTGTATCTACGCCATTCTATGCTCCATCGGTTGGTCTTGTTATGCTTTCTGCCAAGGAGCATCATAAAAAAGGGAGAAAAAAGGCGTCAATATCTCTCCCCTGGTGGAAGAGGGCAAAGGATTTTTTCCGGATATGA
- a CDS encoding HD domain-containing phosphohydrolase translates to MEDSVVKDYTQSLLKFLTNGKKTRNRIKKFLDFPIDKLSSLHLSALSSIVGNNSNNAAEVIKKSEGFLNKVIKESNTAMIKRLSSVSGFLSSSLTSEDLLTVIMKSALNELKGETGSLMLLDKDKKELSIKASVGLSEDIVKTTKTKIGERIAGKVVETGKPLLLNKSKSKIKSALCVPLSVKDEIIGILSVNRMNNISPFTQYDLSVLSFLANLAAAAIIHTNLTSEIKSAYLATVKTLIAAIEAKDHYTRGHSEAVARYTTAIAKEFHLSAEEIERLYIAGLLHDIGKIGIKEDILLKPGRLTNEEFEAIKEHPVIGTKILEPAGFHKDVMTAVSYHHERPDGKGYPYGEKNGNIYIGASIINVADAFDAMTSERPYRSALSIEEAAAELKKNAGSQFNKDVVEKFLIILKRKGAIK, encoded by the coding sequence ATGGAAGATAGTGTGGTTAAAGATTATACCCAAAGCCTCCTTAAGTTTTTAACCAATGGGAAAAAAACAAGGAATAGAATAAAAAAATTCCTGGATTTTCCAATAGATAAGCTTTCCTCTCTTCATCTTTCAGCCCTCTCATCTATCGTAGGAAACAACAGTAATAATGCCGCAGAGGTCATTAAAAAATCAGAGGGTTTTCTTAATAAAGTAATAAAAGAGAGCAATACAGCCATGATAAAAAGGCTTTCAAGTGTATCAGGCTTTTTATCCTCTTCTTTAACAAGCGAAGACCTCCTTACTGTGATTATGAAATCAGCCCTTAATGAGCTAAAAGGTGAAACAGGCTCTTTGATGCTACTTGATAAGGATAAAAAGGAGCTTTCAATAAAAGCCTCGGTTGGACTTTCAGAGGACATTGTAAAGACAACAAAAACAAAAATAGGAGAAAGGATAGCAGGAAAGGTCGTAGAAACAGGCAAACCCCTTCTTTTAAACAAATCAAAGAGTAAGATAAAATCAGCCCTTTGCGTTCCGCTTTCTGTAAAGGATGAGATTATCGGCATCCTTTCTGTAAATAGGATGAATAACATTAGCCCATTTACCCAATATGACCTCTCTGTTTTATCGTTTCTTGCAAACCTTGCCGCAGCTGCAATTATCCATACAAACCTGACCTCTGAGATAAAATCTGCCTATCTTGCTACAGTAAAAACACTAATTGCCGCAATTGAGGCAAAAGACCATTATACAAGGGGTCATTCAGAGGCTGTGGCAAGATACACAACCGCCATTGCCAAAGAATTCCATCTCTCCGCCGAGGAGATTGAAAGGCTTTATATTGCAGGTCTTCTTCATGACATTGGAAAGATAGGGATAAAGGAGGATATTTTACTTAAGCCAGGTAGATTAACCAATGAGGAATTTGAGGCAATAAAGGAGCATCCAGTGATTGGGACAAAGATATTAGAGCCTGCTGGTTTTCACAAGGATGTTATGACTGCTGTTTCATACCATCACGAAAGACCCGATGGAAAGGGCTATCCATATGGAGAAAAGAATGGAAATATCTATATTGGTGCTTCTATAATCAATGTGGCAGATGCCTTTGATGCTATGACATCTGAGCGGCCGTATAGGTCTGCTCTGTCTATTGAGGAGGCAGCAGCTGAGCTTAAAAAGAATGCAGGAAGTCAGTTTAATAAAGATGTGGTGGAAAAATTTCTTATAATCTTAAAAAGAAAGGGAGCGATAAAGTAA